A genomic stretch from Bacteroidota bacterium includes:
- the porV gene encoding type IX secretion system outer membrane channel protein PorV: MFQKNRTLILVALVSIMGNTAFGQITIPTSGTGEDYLNTVTTAVPFLRITPDGRSAAMGDAGVSITPDANSIFWNASKLSFIEDKSGLALSYTPWLSNLVNDIYLASVSSFFKIDDQQTVAAGLRYFSLGNITFTDQNGQILQDFRPNEFAFDVAYSRKLAESLGVGLDLKYVYSNLATGQFVNGVPVKAANGIAADLSMFYTTDFKVNKKDSYFNTGFSISNIGNKLTYTSSVEKDYMPTNLGLGATWGINFDDYNQLSITLDFNKLLVPTPDTTDADNDGIYDYKQKSTISGMFSSFSDAPGGFKEELHEVMISTGIEYWYNNLFSVRAGYFYEHPTKGGRQYFTLGLGLRYNVFGLDFSYLVPSSQGQNPLDNTLRFTLIFDFNALKTPAAAPTE, translated from the coding sequence ATGTTTCAAAAAAACAGAACCTTAATTTTAGTTGCCCTTGTATCAATAATGGGCAATACAGCCTTTGGGCAAATAACCATCCCCACTTCCGGAACAGGTGAAGATTATTTAAACACCGTTACCACCGCAGTTCCATTTTTACGCATTACTCCCGATGGGCGCAGTGCGGCTATGGGTGATGCCGGTGTTTCCATTACTCCAGATGCCAATTCCATTTTCTGGAATGCCTCTAAGCTTTCTTTTATTGAAGATAAATCCGGTTTGGCGCTGTCTTATACTCCCTGGCTGAGTAATCTGGTGAATGATATTTATCTGGCAAGTGTTTCCAGTTTCTTTAAAATTGATGATCAGCAAACGGTGGCCGCCGGATTGCGCTATTTCTCTCTTGGGAATATCACCTTTACCGATCAGAACGGACAAATACTTCAGGATTTCAGACCAAATGAATTTGCTTTTGATGTGGCTTATTCCCGTAAGTTGGCCGAAAGCCTTGGTGTTGGTTTGGATTTAAAATATGTGTATTCCAATTTAGCAACAGGTCAGTTTGTAAATGGGGTACCTGTAAAAGCTGCCAATGGTATTGCTGCCGATTTATCCATGTTCTATACCACTGACTTTAAAGTGAATAAAAAAGATTCTTATTTCAATACCGGTTTCAGCATTTCCAATATCGGTAATAAACTTACATATACCAGCAGTGTAGAAAAAGATTATATGCCTACCAACCTCGGGCTGGGAGCTACTTGGGGAATTAATTTCGACGATTACAATCAGTTGAGCATTACTCTGGACTTCAATAAATTATTAGTGCCAACACCAGACACAACAGATGCGGACAATGACGGCATTTACGATTACAAGCAGAAAAGCACTATCTCCGGCATGTTTAGTTCTTTCAGCGATGCTCCCGGTGGATTTAAAGAAGAGCTACATGAGGTAATGATTTCTACAGGTATTGAATATTGGTACAACAATTTGTTCTCAGTGCGAGCAGGATATTTTTATGAGCACCCGACAAAAGGTGGCCGTCAGTATTTTACACTTGGTTTGGGATTAAGATATAATGTATTTGGACTTGACTTCTCCTACTTAGTACCATCCTCACAAGGACAAAATCCATTGGATAATACCTTGCGATTTACTTTAATATTTGATTTCAACGCATTAAAAACTCCGGCAGCAGCACCTACGGAATAA
- a CDS encoding SUMF1/EgtB/PvdO family nonheme iron enzyme, with protein MNRITYPAIILLLAGIIFSSCNKNRSSVSNFKYNDSKWGGFEVANYDGQPTGPNLVLVQGGTFTMGTTEQDVTFEFNNIPRRVTVSSFYMDETEIANVHYREYLYWTKRTFGIDFPEIVKNALPDTLVWREELAYNEPYVEYYFRYPSYDYYPVVGISWLQANDFARWRSDRVNEGILADQGFMDVNINSYNEDNFTTESYYAGIYSTGVQKGVKDYSPEAGDSKMGRTIRMEDGVLLPDYRLPTEAEWEYAALGLIGNQVVGNEMVTDRRLYPWDGNTMREPSNKERWSQGKMLANYKRGRGDYAGLAGKLNDNAVVTAPIYTYAPNDYGIYNMAGNVNEWVYDVYRPLTYYDMEDLNPFRGNEYETKVLDEEGNIAELDSMGRVRYRPVKDEEVVNRRNYKKGDERNYADGDSMSLAYYDYAKTTLVSDKSRVYKGGSWADEAFWLSPGSRRYLEENQSTATLGFRCAMIRLGGDIDNYTKGGNNFKSTEKQAKVNAKKRKATQ; from the coding sequence ATGAACAGAATCACTTATCCAGCTATTATTCTGCTATTAGCCGGGATTATTTTTTCTTCTTGCAATAAAAACCGTTCATCAGTTTCTAATTTCAAATATAACGACTCCAAATGGGGCGGATTTGAAGTAGCAAACTATGATGGTCAACCTACGGGACCAAATCTCGTGTTAGTGCAAGGTGGAACTTTCACAATGGGTACAACCGAACAGGATGTAACATTTGAATTCAATAATATCCCCCGTCGTGTCACTGTTTCTTCATTTTATATGGATGAAACAGAAATAGCAAATGTGCACTACAGAGAATATTTGTATTGGACAAAACGCACCTTCGGAATAGATTTTCCTGAGATTGTAAAAAATGCTCTTCCCGATACTTTGGTTTGGAGAGAAGAACTGGCATACAATGAACCGTATGTGGAATATTATTTCCGTTATCCTTCTTATGATTATTATCCAGTGGTTGGTATTTCCTGGTTGCAGGCAAATGATTTTGCAAGATGGAGAAGCGATAGAGTGAATGAAGGTATTTTGGCGGATCAAGGATTTATGGATGTAAACATAAATTCCTATAACGAAGACAACTTTACTACAGAATCTTATTATGCAGGTATTTATTCCACCGGAGTTCAAAAAGGCGTTAAGGATTATAGTCCTGAGGCTGGGGATTCTAAAATGGGTAGAACAATCCGCATGGAAGATGGAGTTTTATTACCGGATTATAGACTGCCAACAGAGGCAGAATGGGAATATGCTGCATTAGGTTTAATTGGAAATCAGGTGGTAGGCAATGAAATGGTAACTGACCGTAGATTATATCCTTGGGATGGAAACACCATGCGTGAACCATCTAACAAAGAACGTTGGTCACAAGGTAAAATGCTTGCTAACTATAAGCGTGGTCGTGGTGATTATGCGGGTCTTGCCGGTAAGCTCAATGACAATGCAGTAGTAACTGCTCCTATTTATACTTATGCTCCAAATGATTATGGTATTTATAATATGGCGGGTAACGTGAATGAGTGGGTGTATGATGTATATCGTCCGCTTACTTATTATGATATGGAAGATTTGAATCCTTTCCGTGGTAATGAATATGAAACTAAAGTATTGGATGAAGAAGGTAACATCGCTGAATTAGATAGTATGGGCCGTGTGCGTTATCGTCCTGTAAAAGATGAGGAAGTTGTGAATAGAAGAAATTATAAAAAAGGTGATGAAAGGAATTATGCAGATGGCGACTCAATGTCTTTGGCCTATTATGATTATGCAAAAACTACTTTGGTAAGTGATAAATCAAGAGTGTATAAAGGTGGTTCATGGGCTGATGAAGCGTTTTGGTTATCACCCGGATCTCGTCGTTATTTAGAAGAAAATCAGTCAACAGCAACTCTCGGTTTCCGATGTGCAATGATTCGATTAGGTGGCGATATTGATAACTATACTAAGGGTGGAAATAATTTTAAGTCCACCGAAAAACAGGCAAAAGTAAATGCCAAGAAAAGAAAAGCAACACAATAA
- a CDS encoding UDP-N-acetylmuramoyl-tripeptide--D-alanyl-D-alanine ligase: protein MTSREQLFALYKKSSGVVIDSRKVEFNSIFFALKGEHTNGNEYAVSAINKGALCVVTDNAEYAVNDSYLLVSNVLIALQDLARDYRDTLSIPVIGLTGSNGKTTSKELLHAVLSKKYKCFATYGNLNNHLGVPISILSIPKDAEIAVIEMGANHQKEIEFLCTIAKPTHGLITNIGKAHLEGFGGIEGVKIGKSELHTYLRMHQGIIFMNSVNTMLSDTIADYPNVIYFGNKPTDTIKGIEINDSPFATVIIDDIKITSQLIGGFNAHNILAAVCIGKYFNVHIQEIKSAIESYQPDNNRSQWKQLGTNFLYLDAYNANPSSMQSAILHFLKMQVQPKILIMGDMLELGEYSAEEHNQILELAIQSGFQTIVAVGAEFKKIKKEGVLYFDNADVAKSWFEKQNFQSTYFLIKGSRGIRLEKIIA, encoded by the coding sequence ATGACAAGTCGGGAGCAACTTTTTGCACTTTATAAAAAATCATCGGGTGTAGTTATTGATTCTAGAAAAGTGGAATTCAATTCCATCTTCTTTGCATTAAAAGGAGAGCATACAAATGGAAATGAATATGCAGTTTCAGCAATTAATAAAGGCGCATTATGTGTGGTTACAGATAATGCAGAATATGCAGTCAATGATTCTTATTTATTAGTGTCAAATGTATTAATTGCACTTCAGGATTTAGCTAGGGATTATAGAGATACGCTTTCAATTCCCGTAATTGGTCTTACTGGTTCCAATGGTAAAACAACCAGCAAAGAATTATTGCATGCAGTACTTTCTAAAAAATATAAATGCTTTGCTACTTATGGAAATCTGAATAATCATTTAGGTGTGCCCATCAGTATTTTATCAATACCGAAAGATGCAGAAATTGCAGTGATTGAAATGGGTGCAAATCATCAAAAAGAAATTGAATTTTTATGCACTATTGCAAAACCCACGCATGGATTAATAACCAATATTGGTAAAGCGCATCTCGAAGGATTTGGTGGAATTGAAGGTGTAAAAATAGGGAAGAGTGAATTGCATACTTATTTAAGAATGCATCAGGGAATAATTTTTATGAATAGCGTTAACACCATGTTATCAGATACAATTGCCGATTATCCCAATGTAATTTATTTTGGAAATAAACCGACTGATACTATCAAAGGAATAGAAATTAATGATAGTCCATTTGCAACAGTAATAATTGATGATATAAAAATTACTTCCCAATTAATTGGTGGATTTAATGCGCATAATATTTTAGCAGCAGTATGTATCGGAAAATATTTTAATGTGCATATTCAAGAGATAAAATCTGCTATTGAATCTTATCAACCAGATAACAACAGAAGCCAATGGAAACAATTGGGTACTAATTTTTTATATTTAGATGCGTACAATGCAAACCCATCAAGTATGCAATCTGCAATTTTGCATTTTTTAAAAATGCAGGTTCAACCCAAAATATTGATTATGGGTGATATGCTTGAGTTAGGAGAATACAGCGCTGAAGAACACAATCAGATTTTAGAATTGGCAATACAATCCGGTTTTCAAACAATAGTTGCAGTGGGTGCAGAATTTAAAAAAATAAAGAAAGAAGGTGTATTATATTTTGATAATGCAGATGTTGCTAAATCATGGTTTGAAAAGCAGAATTTTCAATCTACTTATTTTCTGATTAAAGGCTCAAGAGGTATTCGTCTAGAGAAAATAATTGCTTGA
- the porU gene encoding type IX secretion system sortase PorU, which produces MKFIRIFQTAILTCFTALSVFAQNQFTIERQLEWYDVPQKIYVDDPLIYKEMWSFKGAVMETEGDVFLPLFAEHFNISSYGDVEIEIFDAVYAPLSQSRQLLNLPVKAQITPQYTISTIKKNPSLDIYFIPIRKNGFNGGYEKLVSFKLRVVVKNTASTSREQGGAEHEYSNASFLRDGTWFKIGIANEGVYKIDKAFLESIGINISTLNTATLGVFGQAGGMLPEANATNNYDDITELALYRFGLDDGSFDDGDYILFYGMPPNKWNYNSTTGEYKFTKHIYSNLNYYFITTNRGTFKTITNQPNSASAPNQTSNSYDYNQVWDNDVVNLINSGRQWFDTPLDNFSNAKTYSATIANIKTSETAYIRYFFAAKSSAGSSTFSINGSGYSNSVSIALTPESTENNYANSYTTYTPFIPTSTSSLSFNITFSGPGGSKGWVDYIEATVRCALQYNSAQLLFKDRDVIGAGNITQYLISSPDNLLLWDVTDPLNIKSQAYLYTDGKIDFTLPSDTLKKFALLQTSNAFPSSQITFAGTVANQNIHNSTNAPDYVIVTYPDYINQARELAAFHYDENGYDTLVVTIGQVYNEFSSGTPDLTAIRNMMRMFYDRAGSDASLLPRYLLLCGDASYDYKNIKISESENTNRVPTFESYESINQINTFPTDDFVGFLDEDEGGDMSSEINKLDIGIGRFPVNSVSEAQDVVSKIINYKSPNTFGNWRNTLCFVADDEDGNTHIDDGDDIAIWISDNHPLYNINKIYLDAYKQIPGAGGQRYPEANSDLNNQIFQGTFIMNWTGHGNEQNWAQERVLGVDDINSWTNIDKLPLFVTATCSFSRFDNPEKNSAGEIILLKNQGGGVGLVTTVRIVYANANYILSSNFFYSIFEEVDGVMPVLSDALVAGKNNSSGTSSQAVNNRKFLLLGDPALTLNYPKYNVVTTEVNNIPIIVAADTLKALEKVTIKGEVRNTAGEILNDFNGIVYPTVYDKPLNVTTLVNDPGKSSLYTFSLQKNAIYKGKASVTNGTFEYTFIVPKDISYLFGNGKLSYYADNGFEDAAGYEQNVIIGGTADSVTTDNTGPKVSVYMNDEKFVFGGLTDENPVLYIKLIDENGINTAGNGIGHDIIALLNDETQGYSLNDYYESELDSYQEGVVNYPLRALEAGRHSITVSAWDVYNNSGEGYTEFVVAENAKLALDHVLNYPNPFTTYTEFWFEHNRPGDILDVKVEIFTVSGKLVKTILQQVNTESYRVDGIGWDGLDNYGDLIGRGVYVYKLSVKAASDNAKAVEFQKLVILR; this is translated from the coding sequence ATGAAGTTTATCCGGATTTTTCAAACTGCAATTTTAACGTGTTTTACCGCATTATCTGTATTTGCGCAAAATCAATTTACAATTGAAAGGCAATTAGAATGGTATGACGTGCCACAGAAGATTTATGTAGATGACCCATTGATCTATAAAGAAATGTGGTCTTTTAAAGGTGCGGTGATGGAAACAGAAGGAGATGTTTTTCTTCCATTATTTGCCGAGCATTTTAATATCAGTAGTTATGGTGATGTTGAAATTGAAATCTTTGATGCGGTGTATGCGCCTTTATCTCAATCCCGGCAATTATTGAATTTGCCGGTTAAAGCTCAGATTACTCCACAATACACAATATCTACAATTAAAAAGAATCCATCATTAGATATTTATTTTATTCCTATCCGGAAAAATGGTTTCAATGGGGGATATGAAAAATTAGTGAGCTTTAAATTGAGAGTAGTTGTAAAAAACACGGCATCTACTTCTCGTGAACAAGGTGGTGCGGAACATGAATATTCCAATGCTTCTTTTTTAAGAGATGGCACATGGTTTAAAATTGGAATAGCCAATGAAGGTGTTTATAAAATTGATAAAGCATTTTTGGAATCAATTGGTATTAATATCTCTACTTTAAATACTGCAACACTCGGAGTTTTTGGTCAGGCAGGTGGTATGTTGCCCGAAGCAAATGCAACGAATAATTATGATGATATTACAGAGCTTGCTTTATATCGTTTTGGTTTGGATGATGGATCTTTTGATGATGGCGATTATATTTTATTTTATGGTATGCCGCCAAATAAATGGAATTATAATTCAACTACCGGAGAATATAAATTCACAAAACATATTTACTCAAATCTGAATTATTATTTTATTACTACCAATAGAGGCACTTTTAAAACAATAACTAATCAGCCCAATTCTGCATCAGCTCCAAATCAAACAAGTAATTCTTATGATTATAATCAGGTGTGGGATAATGATGTGGTGAACTTAATTAATTCCGGTCGTCAATGGTTTGATACACCACTTGATAATTTCAGTAATGCAAAAACATATTCTGCAACAATTGCAAATATTAAAACAAGTGAAACTGCTTATATCCGTTATTTTTTTGCAGCAAAAAGCAGCGCCGGATCTTCTACGTTTTCAATTAATGGAAGTGGATATTCCAATTCTGTTTCTATTGCATTGACACCGGAAAGCACAGAAAATAATTATGCAAATTCATATACTACTTACACCCCATTTATTCCTACTTCAACGTCTTCATTAAGTTTTAATATCACTTTTTCAGGACCGGGTGGAAGCAAAGGCTGGGTCGATTATATTGAAGCAACAGTGCGTTGTGCACTGCAATATAATAGTGCGCAATTATTATTTAAAGACAGAGATGTAATTGGTGCAGGAAACATCACCCAATATCTTATTTCATCACCCGATAATCTTTTATTGTGGGACGTAACCGATCCATTAAATATTAAATCACAAGCATATTTATATACTGATGGGAAAATTGATTTTACTCTGCCTTCAGATACATTGAAAAAATTTGCTTTATTGCAAACATCCAATGCATTTCCTTCTTCTCAAATTACATTTGCAGGTACGGTTGCAAATCAAAATATTCATAACAGCACAAATGCACCCGACTATGTAATCGTAACCTATCCGGATTATATTAATCAAGCACGAGAACTTGCTGCTTTCCATTATGATGAAAATGGATATGATACTTTGGTAGTTACTATTGGTCAAGTGTATAATGAATTTTCATCAGGTACTCCCGACTTAACAGCAATTCGAAATATGATGCGCATGTTTTATGATCGTGCCGGAAGTGATGCTTCTTTATTGCCGAGATATTTATTGTTATGTGGTGATGCTTCTTATGATTATAAAAATATAAAAATATCCGAATCCGAAAACACCAATCGTGTTCCCACTTTTGAAAGTTATGAATCTATTAATCAGATTAATACTTTCCCAACAGATGATTTTGTTGGATTTTTAGATGAAGATGAAGGTGGTGATATGAGTTCTGAAATAAATAAATTAGACATTGGTATCGGCAGATTTCCTGTGAATTCAGTTTCTGAAGCCCAAGATGTAGTTTCTAAAATTATTAATTACAAATCGCCGAATACATTTGGCAACTGGCGCAATACATTATGCTTTGTTGCAGATGATGAAGATGGCAATACGCATATTGATGATGGAGATGATATTGCAATTTGGATTTCTGATAATCATCCTTTATACAATATCAATAAAATTTATCTTGATGCATATAAACAAATCCCCGGTGCCGGTGGTCAAAGATATCCGGAGGCAAACAGCGATTTAAATAATCAGATTTTTCAGGGAACATTTATAATGAACTGGACCGGACATGGCAACGAGCAAAATTGGGCGCAAGAAAGAGTGTTGGGTGTGGATGATATTAATAGCTGGACAAATATTGATAAGCTTCCACTTTTCGTTACTGCAACTTGTTCGTTTTCCAGATTTGATAATCCGGAAAAAAACTCTGCAGGTGAAATTATTTTATTAAAAAATCAAGGTGGAGGTGTGGGGTTAGTTACCACTGTACGCATTGTGTATGCAAATGCAAATTATATTTTGTCCAGTAATTTTTTCTATAGCATTTTTGAAGAAGTGGATGGTGTAATGCCTGTGTTAAGTGATGCATTGGTAGCAGGTAAAAATAATTCGTCAGGAACTTCTTCACAGGCAGTTAATAATCGCAAGTTTTTATTGCTGGGCGATCCGGCGCTTACTTTAAATTATCCTAAGTATAATGTGGTAACTACGGAAGTAAATAATATTCCAATTATTGTTGCGGCTGATACATTAAAAGCTTTGGAAAAAGTAACTATTAAAGGAGAAGTTAGAAATACTGCGGGAGAAATTTTAAATGATTTCAATGGAATTGTGTATCCAACGGTGTATGATAAACCATTAAATGTAACCACGCTTGTAAACGACCCCGGCAAAAGCAGTCTATATACTTTTTCACTTCAGAAAAATGCTATCTATAAAGGAAAGGCAAGTGTAACGAATGGTACATTTGAATATACCTTCATTGTACCAAAGGATATTTCCTATTTGTTTGGCAATGGTAAACTGAGTTATTATGCCGATAATGGTTTTGAAGATGCTGCTGGTTACGAACAAAATGTAATTATTGGCGGTACGGCTGATTCTGTTACTACAGACAATACAGGCCCTAAGGTGAGCGTTTACATGAACGACGAAAAATTTGTTTTTGGAGGATTAACCGACGAGAACCCTGTTCTTTACATAAAGCTCATTGACGAAAACGGAATAAATACCGCCGGAAATGGTATTGGTCACGACATCATTGCCTTGCTTAACGATGAAACGCAAGGGTATTCTCTCAACGATTATTATGAATCTGAATTGGATAGTTATCAGGAGGGCGTTGTGAATTATCCCCTCCGTGCATTAGAGGCCGGACGACATTCAATTACAGTTTCTGCCTGGGATGTGTATAATAATTCCGGCGAAGGTTATACGGAATTTGTAGTTGCCGAGAATGCTAAACTGGCACTGGATCATGTGCTGAATTATCCCAACCCGTTTACTACCTACACTGAATTTTGGTTTGAACACAACAGGCCGGGTGATATACTGGATGTAAAGGTTGAAATATTTACCGTAAGCGGCAAGCTGGTGAAAACCATATTGCAGCAAGTAAATACTGAGAGTTACCGTGTGGATGGCATTGGTTGGGATGGTCTGGATAATTACGGAGATCTTATTGGTCGTGGAGTTTATGTTTATAAGCTGAGTGTAAAAGCTGCTTCGGATAATGCCAAGGCTGTTGAGTTTCAAAAATTAGTAATTCTTCGTTAA
- a CDS encoding PorP/SprF family type IX secretion system membrane protein — protein MNCAKDRIVKAFSKRRHVIHIAFLYNKVSARWIYLFFFYALITIHGVNAQDLRFTQYHASDTYLNPAFAGSAGDPGITINFRDQWPDMPQTYISYRVALSQPINVLSSGVGVYVIQDNQGNGVLKNFRMGGQYMYQLRFSKKLAMNFGVDASLVQRQLSWNDLQFYDQINFLTGFSDASGLPNPTNEPVPASLNKNFFDMGLGTALVSTNWYLGLSAAHILQPNLSFYNDSESKLPMAVTGQAGVILFNKKRANPLYVNPLMVITSQGRSNQLLIGSYFNKGAFYPGIFLKHNFNSFSDVCFNVGLKKGLLSFAYSYDLSLGSLSGNSGGSHELSFIVNWKTRSTKQSNKNRDILKCPRFF, from the coding sequence ATGAATTGTGCTAAAGATAGAATTGTAAAAGCGTTTTCTAAACGAAGGCATGTAATTCATATTGCTTTTTTATATAACAAGGTTAGTGCAAGGTGGATTTACCTGTTCTTTTTTTACGCACTTATTACTATTCATGGAGTTAATGCTCAAGATCTGAGGTTCACTCAATATCATGCAAGCGATACTTATTTAAATCCGGCCTTTGCAGGAAGTGCCGGCGATCCGGGTATAACAATCAACTTCAGAGATCAGTGGCCGGATATGCCGCAAACCTATATTAGCTATAGAGTAGCACTGAGCCAGCCAATTAATGTTTTGAGCAGCGGCGTTGGTGTGTATGTAATTCAGGATAATCAGGGCAATGGCGTTTTGAAAAATTTTAGAATGGGCGGACAATACATGTATCAGCTCAGGTTTTCAAAAAAATTGGCAATGAACTTTGGTGTTGATGCCAGTTTGGTGCAAAGGCAATTATCGTGGAATGATCTTCAATTTTATGATCAAATCAATTTTCTCACGGGATTCAGCGATGCCTCAGGACTTCCCAATCCGACCAATGAACCAGTGCCGGCTTCATTAAACAAGAATTTTTTCGACATGGGTTTAGGTACAGCATTAGTTTCCACAAATTGGTATCTCGGCTTATCCGCAGCGCATATTTTGCAACCTAATTTGAGCTTCTATAATGATAGTGAAAGCAAATTACCTATGGCGGTGACAGGACAAGCAGGCGTAATCTTGTTTAATAAAAAAAGAGCAAACCCATTGTATGTCAATCCCTTAATGGTTATTACCAGTCAGGGCAGATCCAATCAATTACTTATAGGCAGCTATTTTAATAAAGGGGCTTTTTACCCCGGTATTTTCCTGAAACATAATTTTAATAGCTTCAGCGACGTTTGTTTCAATGTGGGTTTAAAGAAAGGATTACTTTCATTTGCTTATAGTTATGATTTGTCACTTGGATCACTTTCAGGGAACTCAGGAGGAAGCCATGAACTTTCTTTTATTGTGAACTGGAAAACACGTAGCACCAAGCAAAGCAATAAGAATCGTGATATTTTAAAGTGTCCCCGCTTTTTTTAA
- a CDS encoding helix-turn-helix transcriptional regulator: MKGIEKPNTFLRKKAGLSPSISHRLLKKNVRSLPLDVVEKICLKLHCTPNDLIQWIPDNKVEEQMSHPLQNLRTSPVPNLRERLQKLSKAQALELNKKIDEMEGLE; the protein is encoded by the coding sequence ATGAAGGGGATAGAAAAACCCAATACATTTCTGCGCAAAAAAGCAGGGCTTTCGCCTTCAATTAGTCATCGGTTGCTTAAAAAGAATGTGCGCAGCCTACCATTAGATGTAGTGGAGAAAATATGTTTGAAACTGCATTGTACCCCAAACGATCTGATTCAATGGATTCCGGATAATAAGGTGGAGGAGCAAATGAGCCACCCCTTACAAAACCTGCGAACCAGTCCAGTACCAAACCTAAGGGAGCGTTTGCAGAAACTGAGTAAAGCGCAAGCACTCGAATTAAATAAAAAAATAGATGAAATGGAAGGGTTGGAGTAA
- a CDS encoding helix-turn-helix transcriptional regulator codes for MENFGDQVRQLRKDKDWTLTKLAAMLDMDSANLSKIETGKRSFDEKKLPIFCKIFSLDLEKMKTELLSEKFANKVYAENVDEEVFHLAEQKVKYLIKNDKH; via the coding sequence ATGGAAAATTTTGGAGACCAAGTAAGACAGTTAAGGAAGGACAAAGATTGGACTTTGACAAAACTTGCTGCAATGCTGGATATGGATTCTGCTAATCTTAGTAAAATTGAGACGGGCAAAAGAAGTTTTGACGAAAAGAAATTACCAATTTTTTGTAAAATATTTTCTCTCGATTTAGAAAAAATGAAAACGGAATTGTTGAGTGAAAAATTTGCAAACAAGGTCTATGCAGAAAATGTAGATGAAGAAGTTTTTCATTTAGCAGAACAGAAAGTAAAATATTTAATTAAAAACGACAAGCACTAA
- a CDS encoding formimidoylglutamase, whose amino-acid sequence MIQKLFTPVRLGSFFEEHELHQAQIGKKIIINQGEEIDTSETDIAIFSIQESRGSFMNSGSANGAEIIRKHLYVLTAESHYRLLDAGDLIIGETVEETYQNLRFAMEFFLSQRIIPIIIGGSQDNTIGQYKGYEFLGQAVNLAVIDERIDMHDLHDAVPAQSWLMDVISYEPKYLFNYIGIACQGHYVPQQLFETIDELFFDVCRLGKLNENFQFAEPEVRDADLISFDISSIKGADAPGHPQVSPNGITSEQACQLMKYAGMSDKVSSLGLYEYNPMFDNHELTAQLIAQLIWYFTEGYYNRKHDYPIVDERHFTRYIVNLEGNSYDLTFWKSNKSGRWWMEVPFKVDSKFERHQLVPCSYDDYLEAAGNTLPDKWMKVFHKLQK is encoded by the coding sequence ATGATTCAAAAGCTATTTACACCCGTTAGACTTGGAAGTTTTTTTGAAGAACATGAATTGCATCAGGCGCAAATAGGTAAAAAAATTATAATAAACCAAGGTGAAGAAATTGATACATCTGAAACAGATATTGCAATTTTTTCTATTCAGGAAAGTAGAGGAAGTTTTATGAATTCTGGTAGTGCCAATGGTGCTGAAATTATTAGAAAACATTTATATGTATTAACTGCGGAATCACATTATCGTTTGCTGGATGCGGGCGATTTAATAATTGGAGAAACTGTGGAAGAAACATATCAGAACCTGCGATTCGCAATGGAATTTTTTCTTTCACAAAGAATAATTCCAATCATCATTGGGGGAAGTCAGGATAATACCATTGGTCAGTATAAAGGATATGAATTTCTTGGCCAGGCGGTAAATCTTGCTGTGATAGATGAGCGTATTGATATGCATGATCTACATGATGCAGTGCCTGCACAATCCTGGTTAATGGATGTGATTAGTTATGAGCCAAAATATTTATTTAATTATATAGGTATTGCATGTCAGGGACATTATGTTCCTCAACAATTATTTGAAACAATTGATGAATTATTTTTTGATGTTTGTAGACTTGGTAAGCTGAATGAAAATTTCCAATTTGCAGAACCTGAAGTGCGGGATGCAGATCTTATAAGTTTTGATATTTCTAGTATAAAAGGAGCAGATGCACCGGGTCATCCGCAGGTAAGTCCGAATGGAATTACATCGGAGCAAGCTTGTCAATTAATGAAATATGCCGGTATGAGTGATAAAGTTTCTTCATTGGGTTTGTATGAATATAATCCGATGTTTGATAATCATGAATTAACAGCTCAATTAATAGCGCAATTGATTTGGTATTTTACAGAGGGATATTACAATCGTAAACATGATTATCCGATTGTGGATGAAAGACATTTTACAAGGTATATTGTAAACCTGGAAGGCAACAGTTATGATCTTACCTTTTGGAAAAGTAATAAGTCGGGAAGATGGTGGATGGAAGTACCTTTTAAAGTGGATTCAAAATTCGAACGCCATCAGTTAGTGCCTTGTTCCTACGATGATTATTTGGAAGCTGCCGGAAATACTTTGCCGGATAAATGGATGAAAGTATTTCACAAGTTGCAGAAATAA